A window from Sphingopyxis alaskensis RB2256 encodes these proteins:
- a CDS encoding flavin-containing monooxygenase translates to MMANTASPVDQDVLIVGAGISGIGMAVHLQMHCPDRSFALVERRAQLGGTWDLFRYPGIRSDSDMHTLGFIFEPWKHEKSIADGPAILEYLNRIVDERHIREHIRFDRKVVGADWDSAAACWTVTMEDGEGRTSTTTARWLYLGAGYYDYDEPFDANFAGREDFKGRIVHPQFWPKDLDYKDKRVVVIGSGATAVTIVPSMQEAAHVTMLQRTPTWYFIRPAKDGLANFLRKILPEKLAYKITRYKNVRLQDIAFRRAREKPEKVKEFLTRKLKASLGDHYDAEAFTPPYNPWEQRLCLVPDADFFEAMKAGKASVVTDHVERFDATGIQLKSGKHLDADIIITATGLKLAVAGKIPVRIDGERVDWHEHFYYKACMFSNVPNFSAVFGYLNASWTLRADIVSEYVCRVLNHMKATNTLVATPVLADPSSLEEENVFDFSSGYIQRSLHIMPKSTASLPWRLSQNYVQDRIDMRTGAIDDGILTFTNAKAKAPAAPTELEAAE, encoded by the coding sequence ATGATGGCGAACACGGCGAGTCCCGTGGATCAGGATGTGCTGATCGTCGGCGCAGGCATTTCGGGGATCGGCATGGCGGTCCATCTTCAGATGCATTGCCCCGACCGCAGCTTCGCACTCGTCGAGCGCCGCGCGCAGCTCGGCGGCACCTGGGATCTGTTCCGCTACCCCGGCATCCGGTCGGACAGCGACATGCATACGCTGGGCTTCATCTTCGAACCGTGGAAGCATGAAAAGTCGATCGCCGACGGTCCAGCGATCCTCGAATATCTCAATCGCATCGTCGACGAGCGCCACATCCGCGAACACATCCGCTTCGACCGCAAGGTCGTTGGCGCCGATTGGGACAGCGCCGCCGCGTGCTGGACGGTGACGATGGAGGACGGCGAGGGCCGGACCTCGACGACGACCGCGCGCTGGCTCTACCTCGGCGCGGGCTATTATGATTATGACGAGCCGTTCGACGCCAATTTCGCGGGGCGCGAGGATTTCAAGGGCCGGATCGTTCATCCGCAATTCTGGCCCAAGGATCTCGATTACAAGGACAAAAGGGTCGTCGTGATCGGATCGGGCGCCACCGCAGTTACCATCGTGCCCTCGATGCAGGAGGCCGCGCATGTCACGATGCTCCAGCGCACGCCGACCTGGTATTTCATCCGCCCCGCGAAGGACGGTTTGGCCAATTTCCTGCGCAAGATCCTGCCTGAAAAGCTGGCGTACAAGATCACGCGCTACAAGAATGTCCGGCTTCAGGACATCGCCTTCCGCCGCGCGCGCGAAAAGCCCGAGAAGGTCAAGGAGTTCCTGACCAGAAAACTGAAGGCCAGCCTGGGCGACCATTATGACGCGGAGGCCTTCACTCCGCCTTACAACCCGTGGGAGCAGCGGCTCTGCCTCGTCCCTGACGCTGATTTCTTCGAGGCGATGAAGGCGGGCAAGGCGTCGGTCGTTACCGATCATGTCGAGCGGTTCGACGCGACGGGCATCCAGCTCAAATCGGGCAAACATCTCGACGCCGACATCATCATCACCGCGACCGGATTGAAGCTGGCGGTGGCGGGCAAGATTCCGGTGCGCATCGACGGCGAGCGCGTCGATTGGCACGAGCATTTCTATTACAAGGCGTGCATGTTCTCGAACGTCCCGAACTTCTCGGCGGTGTTCGGCTATCTCAACGCCAGCTGGACGCTGCGCGCCGACATCGTGTCCGAATATGTGTGCCGCGTGCTCAATCATATGAAGGCGACGAACACGCTGGTCGCGACCCCCGTGCTTGCCGATCCGTCGAGCCTGGAGGAAGAAAATGTCTTCGATTTCTCGTCGGGCTATATCCAGCGGTCGCTGCACATCATGCCCAAAAGCACGGCGTCGCTGCCGTGGCGGCTCAGCCAGAATTATGTGCAGGATCGCATCGACATGCGCACCGGCGCGATCGACGACGGCATATTGACCTTCACCAATGCGAAGGCAAAGGCCCCGGCCGCGCCAACCGAACTCGAAGCCGCCGAGTGA
- the argC gene encoding N-acetyl-gamma-glutamyl-phosphate reductase has protein sequence MVQSIFIDGAAGTTGLEIAERLAGRREFALIALDAARRKDAAARREALNDADFVILCLPDDAAREAVAMIDNDRTRVIDASTAHRVAPGWTYGFPEVVGHDAVAAAARVSNPGCYSTGFIALVAPLVRAGLLPADWPYICHAVSGYSGGGKALIERFEGDRDIAWRGYALALGHKHVPEMQMHCGLSVAPLFSPAVIPAHRGMVVEVPLPLGAMPRAAAPDALRAALADFYGASPIVAMGDMPADGEMLLRASDARDDRIELFVFSNADADQARLVARLDNLGKGASGACVQNLNIMAGLPETAGLRIQAQ, from the coding sequence ATGGTCCAGAGCATCTTCATCGACGGCGCCGCGGGGACGACGGGCCTTGAAATTGCCGAGCGGCTCGCAGGGCGACGTGAATTCGCGCTGATCGCGCTCGACGCGGCCCGCCGCAAGGATGCCGCGGCGCGGCGCGAAGCCCTGAACGACGCCGATTTCGTGATCCTCTGCCTGCCCGACGATGCGGCGCGCGAGGCGGTGGCGATGATCGACAACGACCGGACCCGCGTGATCGACGCTTCGACCGCGCACCGCGTCGCGCCGGGCTGGACCTATGGTTTTCCCGAAGTCGTCGGGCATGATGCGGTGGCTGCGGCGGCACGCGTGTCAAACCCCGGCTGCTATTCGACCGGGTTCATCGCGCTCGTCGCGCCGCTGGTGCGCGCAGGCCTTCTGCCCGCCGACTGGCCCTATATCTGCCACGCGGTCAGCGGCTATTCGGGCGGCGGCAAGGCGCTGATCGAACGCTTTGAGGGTGACCGCGACATCGCCTGGCGCGGCTATGCGCTTGCCCTCGGTCACAAGCATGTGCCCGAAATGCAGATGCACTGCGGCCTGTCGGTTGCGCCGCTCTTTTCGCCCGCGGTGATCCCGGCGCATCGCGGGATGGTGGTCGAAGTGCCGCTGCCGCTCGGTGCCATGCCCCGCGCCGCCGCACCCGATGCGCTGCGCGCCGCGCTCGCCGACTTTTACGGCGCGAGCCCAATCGTCGCCATGGGCGATATGCCTGCGGACGGCGAAATGCTGCTGCGCGCGTCGGATGCGCGGGATGACCGCATCGAACTATTCGTCTTCTCCAATGCTGACGCCGACCAGGCGCGGCTCGTCGCGCGGCTCGACAATCTGGGCAAGGGCGCCAGCGGCGCGTGCGTCCAGAACCTCAATATCATGGCCGGATTGCCCGAAACCGCGGGGCTGCGGATTCAGGCTCAGTGA
- a CDS encoding LysR family transcriptional regulator — protein MYDWNDLKAFLAVAETGSTLAAAQAMRVSQTTVARRIAALEAATGVTLFERRQAGYALTPVGEAMLASAVAVRDAADRFGEAASARSRDAGGTVSLTVMEIIAVTILPPILRDLRAEHPAIHIQLDTSDEARDLAAGAADIAIRSSKQPSGAGLVGRRIADNAWTVYCSCDYADRHGVPHTREELAKHPFIGGGGGVWEPYRAWLRQYGLEESVVMQYDTATGLLSGVRAGMGLSVLPAYLADREPDLIRCLPPRSDDTTGLWLLTHERLRHVPRVRLVLDFLARELTRLARD, from the coding sequence ATGTACGATTGGAACGATCTCAAGGCCTTTCTGGCCGTCGCCGAAACGGGCAGCACGCTCGCCGCCGCCCAGGCGATGCGCGTCAGCCAGACGACCGTTGCGCGGCGTATCGCCGCGCTCGAAGCGGCCACCGGGGTCACGCTCTTCGAACGGCGGCAGGCGGGCTATGCGCTCACCCCGGTGGGGGAGGCGATGCTGGCGAGCGCGGTGGCGGTCCGCGATGCCGCGGATCGCTTTGGCGAGGCCGCGAGCGCGCGCTCGCGCGATGCGGGCGGAACGGTCAGCCTGACGGTCATGGAAATCATCGCGGTGACGATCCTGCCGCCGATCCTGCGCGACCTGCGCGCCGAACATCCCGCCATCCATATCCAGCTCGACACGTCCGACGAAGCGCGCGACCTCGCCGCCGGCGCCGCCGACATCGCGATCCGCAGCAGCAAGCAGCCGTCGGGCGCGGGCCTTGTCGGGCGGCGTATCGCCGACAATGCGTGGACCGTCTATTGCAGCTGCGACTATGCCGACCGCCACGGTGTCCCGCACACGCGCGAGGAACTCGCGAAGCATCCCTTCATCGGTGGCGGCGGCGGCGTCTGGGAGCCCTATCGCGCGTGGCTGCGCCAATATGGGCTCGAGGAATCGGTGGTCATGCAATATGACACGGCGACCGGCCTGCTGTCGGGCGTGCGCGCGGGGATGGGACTGTCGGTGCTGCCCGCCTATCTTGCCGACCGCGAACCCGATCTCATCCGTTGTCTGCCGCCCAGGAGCGACGACACCACGGGGCTGTGGCTGCTCACCCACGAACGGCTGCGCCATGTCCCGCGCGTGCGGCTGGTGCTCGATTTCCTGGCGAGGGAATTGACCAGACTGGCGCGCGATTAA
- a CDS encoding PQQ-dependent sugar dehydrogenase, with translation MRKILKYVGLTLLLLLLVGSVTLYIMSRPDVARFSTAELSGRVPVMASQRTETFPTINVPEATSWPAGQAPSAAEGLTVGRFAEGLDHPRTILVLPNGDVLTAESQSPPRKDGGVQGAVMKNLMGKAGAGRKPSANRITLLRDADGDGKAELKSTYISGLNSPYGMALVGDTLYVANTDALLAFPYVEGETKMSGKPVKIVDLPAKGTNRHWTKSLTAAPNGWLYIGVGADSNIGEAGMNREFRRASVLEVRPESKYIRTFAAGIRNPVGLAFYPGSEQLWTVVNERDMLGSDLVPDYLTDVDEGDFYGWPWYYWGGFIDPRVEPETEDRRQYVKRPAYGLGAHTAPLGFTFTEGLALGERWANGALIARHGSWNRDPVAGYDVVFVKFGANGKPLDALPITLLDRFLAADGKTTRGRPADVKVAKDGSALVADDTGGVIWRVAKAG, from the coding sequence ATGCGCAAGATCCTGAAATATGTCGGCCTCACCCTTCTGCTGCTGCTGCTCGTCGGTAGCGTCACCCTTTATATCATGTCGCGGCCCGATGTCGCACGCTTCTCGACCGCCGAGCTCAGCGGCCGCGTGCCGGTCATGGCCTCGCAGCGCACCGAGACTTTCCCGACGATCAACGTGCCCGAAGCGACGAGCTGGCCCGCCGGACAGGCGCCGAGCGCCGCCGAGGGGCTGACCGTCGGGCGCTTTGCCGAAGGACTCGACCATCCGCGTACGATTCTCGTGCTGCCCAACGGCGATGTTCTCACCGCCGAATCGCAAAGCCCGCCGCGCAAGGACGGCGGTGTGCAGGGCGCGGTGATGAAAAATCTGATGGGCAAGGCGGGCGCGGGCCGAAAGCCGTCGGCGAACCGAATCACGCTGCTCCGCGACGCCGACGGCGACGGCAAGGCCGAGCTGAAGAGCACCTATATCAGCGGACTTAATTCGCCTTATGGCATGGCGCTGGTCGGCGATACGCTTTACGTCGCGAACACCGACGCGCTGCTCGCCTTTCCCTATGTCGAGGGTGAGACGAAGATGAGCGGCAAACCTGTCAAGATCGTCGATCTGCCCGCCAAAGGCACCAACCGTCACTGGACCAAGAGCCTGACCGCGGCGCCGAACGGATGGTTGTATATCGGCGTCGGCGCCGATTCGAACATCGGAGAAGCGGGGATGAACCGCGAGTTTCGCCGCGCCAGCGTTCTCGAAGTGCGGCCCGAGAGCAAATATATCCGCACCTTCGCCGCGGGTATCCGCAACCCCGTCGGGCTCGCCTTCTATCCGGGCAGCGAGCAGCTGTGGACCGTGGTGAACGAACGCGACATGCTGGGCAGCGACCTGGTTCCCGATTATCTGACCGACGTCGACGAGGGCGATTTCTATGGCTGGCCCTGGTATTATTGGGGCGGTTTCATCGACCCGCGCGTCGAACCCGAGACCGAGGATCGGCGCCAATATGTCAAACGGCCCGCATATGGGCTGGGCGCTCACACCGCGCCGCTGGGCTTCACCTTCACCGAAGGCCTCGCACTGGGCGAGCGCTGGGCGAACGGGGCGCTGATCGCCCGGCACGGGTCGTGGAACCGCGATCCCGTCGCCGGCTATGACGTCGTGTTCGTCAAGTTCGGCGCGAACGGCAAGCCGCTCGATGCGCTGCCGATCACGCTGCTCGACCGCTTCCTTGCCGCCGACGGCAAAACCACCCGCGGCCGCCCGGCCGACGTCAAGGTCGCGAAGGACGGCAGCGCGCTGGTCGCCGACGATACCGGCGGGGTGATCTGGCGGGTTGCGAAGGCGGGGTAA
- a CDS encoding C40 family peptidase: MTASRVRMGRPGTVGAGRDRFGLTGTSQAFDPRLVAIRPDLADIAVAGTYFAPHYAAPMMRSAVLPAAALRAAPSLDAEQTSELLFGEGFALLDLTGGWAWGYCLADHYVGYLAAEALGAPIAPTHRVQMVEAMLHSAPDAASGGPGVLPRGALVMGEPQGEWLVTSHGYLPLAALAEVGLTESDPAGLAEDMIGAPYLWGGRTTKGIDCSGLVQLAWTAAGIQLPRDTDLQLAALGPDKDVDVDELKRGDLVFFPGHVGIMADERTIVHASQHWNEVRAEPLADLIARTRAEGHEEPVSGAKRLH, translated from the coding sequence ATGACGGCAAGCCGCGTGCGGATGGGGCGCCCCGGCACCGTCGGCGCGGGCCGCGATCGCTTTGGCCTGACCGGCACGTCGCAGGCCTTCGATCCGCGTCTCGTCGCGATCCGCCCCGATCTGGCCGATATTGCGGTCGCCGGCACCTATTTCGCGCCGCATTATGCCGCCCCGATGATGCGGAGCGCCGTGCTGCCCGCCGCGGCGCTGCGCGCGGCGCCGTCGCTCGACGCCGAACAGACGAGCGAGTTGCTGTTCGGCGAAGGCTTTGCGCTGCTCGACCTGACCGGCGGCTGGGCATGGGGTTATTGCCTGGCTGACCATTATGTCGGCTATCTCGCGGCCGAAGCACTGGGCGCGCCGATCGCCCCTACGCACCGTGTTCAGATGGTCGAAGCCATGCTCCACAGCGCGCCCGATGCGGCGAGCGGCGGGCCCGGTGTGCTGCCGCGCGGGGCGCTCGTGATGGGCGAACCCCAAGGCGAGTGGCTCGTGACCTCGCACGGTTATCTGCCGCTCGCCGCCCTTGCAGAGGTCGGCCTGACCGAGAGCGACCCTGCCGGTCTCGCCGAAGATATGATCGGCGCACCCTATCTCTGGGGAGGTCGCACGACCAAAGGCATCGATTGTTCAGGACTGGTCCAACTGGCCTGGACCGCGGCCGGCATCCAGCTGCCGCGCGACACCGACCTGCAACTTGCCGCGCTCGGACCCGACAAGGATGTCGATGTCGACGAACTGAAACGCGGCGACCTTGTCTTTTTTCCCGGTCATGTCGGGATCATGGCCGACGAACGAACGATCGTTCACGCAAGCCAGCACTGGAACGAGGTGCGCGCCGAACCGCTTGCCGACCTGATCGCTCGGACGAGAGCCGAGGGGCACGAGGAGCCGGTGAGCGGCGCAAAGCGGCTTCACTAG
- a CDS encoding PdaC/SigV domain-containing protein, with protein MTNKRPWRNAVSLLAGALLLAGCSEDRPTQVEKMVAAAVPGAPPTAAADEAAKNASASKVSESSDLIEFTYSYPADAARIPELAEALDSDRAAKRAALIAAAERAKAAAEKNDHPYRPHSHRQTWQRVTNTPRFLSLSAEIDTYTGGAHGMEVFDTLLWDRGRRKRMKPLDLFESSAAFDAAVREAFCAGIKRAKAAKGIAAAEAPDSPFAKCPPASAQTVWIGSSDGRYLDRLTIAIAPYEVGPYAEGSYRINVPITGAVAKVVKDEFARNIMPINQP; from the coding sequence ATGACGAACAAAAGACCCTGGCGAAACGCCGTTTCGTTGCTTGCCGGTGCGCTGTTGCTGGCGGGCTGTTCCGAAGACCGGCCGACACAGGTGGAAAAGATGGTGGCCGCCGCCGTCCCCGGCGCGCCGCCCACCGCCGCCGCCGACGAAGCGGCCAAAAATGCTTCGGCATCGAAGGTCAGCGAAAGCAGCGACTTGATCGAGTTCACCTATAGCTATCCCGCCGACGCCGCGCGGATTCCCGAACTCGCCGAGGCATTGGACAGCGATCGCGCCGCGAAGCGCGCGGCGCTCATCGCAGCGGCGGAGCGCGCCAAGGCCGCGGCCGAAAAGAACGACCATCCCTATCGCCCGCACAGCCATCGCCAGACCTGGCAGCGCGTCACCAACACGCCGCGCTTTCTCAGCCTGTCGGCGGAGATCGATACCTATACGGGTGGCGCACACGGGATGGAGGTGTTCGACACGCTGCTGTGGGACCGGGGCCGCCGCAAGCGGATGAAACCGCTCGACCTGTTCGAGAGCAGCGCCGCCTTCGACGCCGCAGTCCGTGAGGCCTTCTGCGCGGGGATCAAGCGTGCGAAAGCCGCGAAGGGCATCGCGGCGGCGGAGGCGCCCGACAGCCCCTTTGCCAAATGCCCGCCGGCGTCGGCGCAGACGGTGTGGATCGGCTCGTCCGACGGGCGCTATCTCGACCGCCTGACGATCGCGATCGCTCCTTATGAAGTCGGCCCCTATGCCGAGGGCAGCTATCGGATCAACGTGCCGATCACCGGCGCGGTCGCGAAGGTCGTGAAGGACGAGTTTGCGCGCAATATCATGCCGATAAACCAACCCTAG
- a CDS encoding leucyl aminopeptidase family protein: protein MIDYSDLIQPDKGQDARTIHLVDKKSHDEWLKGRSPRERAHLAAIDFKPDAYAHAILPGDDPDKWSVVTTVADVEKLSAWCLAKLGQILPEGRYRLDGHQPGQAMFGWMSAQYRFDAYKSETTAKGPRVLLTSDVAAIAPMIAEARAVALVRDLVNTPAADMGPAAIEKTAERIARAHGGKLTVTKGEALEQGYPMIHAVGRAAAKHHAPRLIEIEWGKADHPRVALVGKGISFDSGGLDIKPAAGMRLMKKDMGGAAHVLALAELVMASGLPVRLHCLVAAAENAISSDAFRPGDVLKSRKGLTVEIGNTDAEGRLVLGDALTKAGESKPELIVDFATLTGAARVALGPDLPPLFANDDALAEAMLVGGIARDDPLWRMPLWDGYADLLETDIADLGNAGSSPFAGAITAALFLKRFVPDGAAWAHIDTFAWRPSAKPGRPKGGAALGLRAAWAMLQTRYDRRGKA, encoded by the coding sequence ATGATCGACTATTCCGACTTGATCCAGCCCGATAAGGGGCAGGATGCGCGCACAATCCATCTCGTCGACAAGAAAAGCCATGACGAGTGGCTGAAGGGGCGCAGCCCGCGCGAACGCGCGCATCTGGCCGCGATCGACTTCAAACCCGATGCCTATGCCCACGCCATCCTGCCCGGCGACGATCCTGACAAATGGTCGGTCGTCACGACGGTGGCCGATGTCGAAAAGCTGTCCGCATGGTGCCTCGCCAAGCTGGGGCAGATCCTCCCCGAAGGCCGCTACCGTCTCGACGGACATCAGCCCGGACAGGCGATGTTCGGCTGGATGAGCGCGCAATATCGCTTTGATGCCTATAAATCGGAAACGACCGCGAAAGGACCGCGCGTCCTGCTCACCAGCGACGTCGCGGCGATCGCACCCATGATAGCCGAGGCGCGCGCGGTGGCGCTCGTGCGCGATCTCGTCAACACGCCCGCCGCCGATATGGGTCCGGCTGCCATCGAAAAGACCGCCGAGCGCATCGCCAGGGCGCACGGCGGCAAGCTGACCGTCACCAAGGGCGAGGCGCTCGAACAGGGCTATCCCATGATCCACGCGGTCGGCCGCGCCGCCGCCAAGCACCACGCGCCGCGCCTGATCGAGATCGAATGGGGCAAGGCGGATCATCCCCGCGTCGCGCTCGTCGGCAAGGGGATCAGCTTCGACAGCGGCGGCCTCGATATCAAGCCGGCGGCGGGAATGCGGCTGATGAAAAAGGATATGGGCGGGGCCGCGCACGTGCTGGCGCTGGCCGAACTGGTGATGGCAAGCGGACTGCCCGTGCGGCTGCATTGTCTTGTCGCGGCGGCCGAAAACGCCATTTCGTCCGATGCCTTTCGTCCCGGCGACGTGCTCAAAAGCCGGAAGGGTTTGACCGTCGAAATCGGCAACACTGACGCCGAAGGCCGCCTCGTGCTCGGCGATGCGTTGACGAAAGCCGGGGAATCAAAGCCCGAGTTGATCGTCGATTTCGCGACGCTGACGGGTGCCGCGCGCGTCGCGCTCGGGCCCGACCTGCCGCCGCTCTTCGCCAATGACGACGCGCTCGCCGAAGCGATGCTGGTGGGCGGCATCGCGCGCGACGACCCGCTGTGGCGGATGCCGCTGTGGGACGGCTATGCCGACCTCCTCGAAACCGACATCGCCGACCTGGGCAATGCGGGCAGTTCGCCGTTCGCCGGCGCGATCACTGCGGCCCTGTTCCTGAAGCGCTTTGTTCCCGATGGCGCCGCCTGGGCGCATATCGACACCTTCGCCTGGCGTCCGTCGGCGAAACCCGGCCGACCAAAAGGAGGCGCGGCGCTGGGGCTGCGCGCCGCATGGGCGATGCTGCAGACGCGCTACGACCGCCGCGGCAAGGCTTGA
- a CDS encoding DUF47 family protein, producing MRQIAVLPYRFGGPAQDGPTEILLITSRETKRWVIPKGNPLTGMERHAAAAVEAEEEAGVIGAVCPTPIGSYEYRKRRANGASIMYHVEVFPLAVTNELDEWKEMHERERRWFSFRDAAAAVDEADLQALIRSFGDGGFRAVAQPRGAVPNSDDKTGVSRMFAWFQRLLPRQGNFFELFESHAATLVAGANALSRMLQGGEGMADHVREIIEREHDADAITREVLQTVRRTFLTPFDRGAITDLIASMDDAIDEMQKTAGAVDLYDVTEFEPEMRDIAGIIVDAARLTAEALPLLRNIGANGPRLHELTERLVRMEGHADEIHASGLKRLFREHGETNPTRFLIARELFRHLERVTDSFEDVANEIDGLVIDHA from the coding sequence ATGCGTCAAATCGCCGTCCTTCCCTATCGATTCGGTGGCCCGGCGCAGGATGGTCCGACCGAAATCCTGCTGATCACCTCGCGCGAGACGAAGCGCTGGGTCATTCCCAAGGGCAACCCGCTGACCGGCATGGAGCGCCACGCCGCCGCGGCGGTCGAGGCCGAAGAGGAGGCGGGGGTGATCGGCGCCGTCTGCCCCACTCCGATCGGCAGTTACGAATATCGCAAGCGCCGCGCGAATGGCGCGTCGATCATGTATCATGTCGAAGTCTTCCCGCTCGCGGTGACCAACGAGCTCGATGAATGGAAGGAAATGCACGAGCGCGAACGCCGTTGGTTCTCGTTCCGCGACGCGGCGGCGGCGGTCGACGAGGCCGATCTGCAGGCGCTGATCCGCTCCTTTGGCGATGGCGGCTTTCGCGCCGTGGCGCAGCCGCGCGGGGCGGTCCCGAACAGTGACGACAAGACAGGGGTAAGCCGGATGTTCGCTTGGTTCCAGCGGCTGCTGCCGCGGCAGGGCAATTTTTTCGAATTGTTCGAAAGCCACGCAGCCACGCTGGTGGCGGGCGCCAATGCACTGTCGCGCATGTTGCAGGGCGGTGAGGGCATGGCCGATCATGTGCGCGAGATCATCGAGCGCGAGCATGACGCCGACGCGATCACGCGCGAGGTGCTCCAGACGGTCCGCCGCACCTTCCTGACGCCTTTCGACCGCGGCGCGATCACCGACCTTATCGCTTCGATGGACGATGCGATCGACGAGATGCAGAAGACTGCGGGCGCGGTCGACCTGTATGATGTCACCGAGTTCGAGCCCGAGATGCGCGACATTGCGGGCATCATCGTCGATGCGGCGCGCCTGACCGCAGAAGCGCTGCCGTTGCTCCGCAACATCGGCGCCAACGGCCCGCGTCTTCACGAGCTGACCGAGCGGCTGGTGCGAATGGAGGGCCATGCCGACGAAATCCATGCCTCGGGCCTCAAGCGGCTGTTCCGCGAGCATGGCGAGACGAACCCGACGCGCTTTCTGATCGCGCGCGAACTGTTTCGCCACCTCGAGCGCGTCACCGACAGTTTCGAGGATGTCGCGAACGAAATCGACGGCCTGGTCATCGACCACGCCTAG
- the dnaN gene encoding DNA polymerase III subunit beta — MKATIERAVLLKSLGHVQSVVERRNTIPILSNVLIEADGTGQLRLMATDLDLQVVETIAAKVETPGTTTVSAHTLFEIARKLPEGSEVSLAAAEGKVQVKAGRSNFNLPTLPRDDFPVIAEGDLPTNFELPVAELIQIIDKTRFAISTEETRYYLNGIFLHVAEDATGPVLKAAATDGHRLARYTVTRPDGAAGMPDVIVPRKCVGEIRKLLDEAEGNVEISLSASKIRFQLGNAVLTSKLIDGTFPDYSRVIPTANDKLLKVDPKSLFQGVDRVSTIASEKTRAVKVGLDKDRITLSVTSPENGTAAEELAAAYDSDAMEIGFNARYLSDILGQVDGDSVELHLADANAPTLIRESEKSPALYVLMPMRV, encoded by the coding sequence ATGAAAGCGACGATCGAACGCGCAGTCTTGTTGAAAAGCCTCGGCCACGTTCAATCGGTGGTCGAACGGCGCAATACGATCCCGATCCTGTCGAACGTCCTCATCGAAGCCGACGGCACGGGCCAACTCAGGCTGATGGCGACCGACCTTGATCTGCAGGTGGTCGAAACGATTGCCGCCAAGGTCGAAACGCCGGGTACGACCACCGTATCGGCGCACACCCTGTTCGAGATCGCGCGCAAGCTGCCCGAAGGATCGGAAGTCAGCCTCGCCGCCGCCGAGGGCAAGGTGCAGGTCAAGGCCGGCCGCTCGAACTTCAACCTGCCGACCTTGCCGCGCGACGATTTCCCGGTGATCGCCGAGGGCGACCTGCCGACCAATTTCGAACTGCCCGTCGCCGAGCTCATCCAGATCATCGACAAGACGCGCTTCGCCATCTCGACCGAGGAAACGCGCTATTATCTGAACGGCATCTTCCTGCACGTTGCCGAGGATGCGACGGGGCCGGTGCTGAAGGCGGCGGCGACCGACGGCCACCGCCTCGCGCGCTACACGGTGACGCGCCCCGACGGTGCGGCCGGGATGCCCGACGTGATCGTTCCGCGCAAATGCGTTGGCGAAATCCGCAAGCTGCTCGACGAGGCGGAGGGTAATGTCGAAATCAGCCTGTCGGCGAGCAAGATCCGCTTCCAGCTCGGCAACGCGGTCCTGACGTCGAAGCTGATCGACGGCACCTTCCCCGACTACAGCCGCGTCATTCCGACCGCGAATGACAAGCTGCTGAAAGTCGATCCGAAAAGCCTGTTCCAGGGCGTCGACCGCGTGTCGACGATCGCCAGCGAAAAGACGCGCGCGGTCAAGGTCGGGCTCGACAAGGACCGGATCACGCTCAGCGTCACCAGCCCCGAAAACGGCACCGCCGCCGAAGAACTCGCCGCCGCCTACGACAGCGACGCGATGGAGATCGGCTTCAACGCCCGCTACCTCAGCGACATTTTGGGACAGGTCGATGGCGACAGCGTCGAACTTCACCTCGCCGACGCCAACGCCCCTACGCTGATCCGCGAGAGCGAAAAAAGCCCGGCGCTTTACGTGCTGATGCCGATGCGGGTCTGA
- a CDS encoding DUF3008 family protein, translating to MPARSKAQQKAAGAALSARRGEMPKSKLKGASKEMAESMTEKQLEDFARGSTKGKPDHVD from the coding sequence ATGCCCGCCAGATCGAAAGCCCAGCAGAAAGCGGCGGGTGCCGCACTCAGCGCCAGGCGTGGTGAGATGCCGAAATCGAAACTGAAAGGCGCATCGAAAGAAATGGCCGAAAGCATGACCGAAAAACAGCTCGAAGATTTCGCCAGGGGCTCGACCAAAGGCAAGCCCGATCACGTCGATTGA
- a CDS encoding UrcA family protein, with translation MTKLLILATAAAALVGQPASAEPAPTSPSVAVAHDDLDLSTDAGVKALDRRIWRAVVAVCGEAPGYDLAGKNDVRQCRRDTRALASAQADVVIAGATRNQAIRVSSIRN, from the coding sequence ATGACAAAGCTTCTGATCCTCGCCACCGCCGCTGCCGCGCTCGTCGGCCAGCCCGCATCGGCCGAGCCCGCCCCCACAAGCCCCAGCGTCGCGGTCGCGCACGACGATCTCGACCTGTCCACCGATGCCGGGGTCAAGGCGCTCGACCGCCGGATCTGGCGAGCCGTCGTCGCGGTGTGCGGCGAAGCCCCCGGCTATGACCTCGCCGGCAAGAATGACGTCCGCCAGTGCCGCCGCGACACGCGCGCCCTGGCGTCGGCGCAGGCCGACGTTGTGATAGCGGGCGCCACCCGCAATCAGGCGATCCGGGTCAGCTCGATCCGCAACTGA